The Methanobrevibacter sp. TMH8 genome contains a region encoding:
- a CDS encoding DUF447 domain-containing protein gives MNIDLSSVGMEKGQQYETIITTINKDKDKNAAPIGVICKDKDKIMCRIFEGSTTLDNIINQKEFIVNITLDPILFTLATTGNIPEDLFDKSNISDSDSLVNLKNTDAYLKCKVIKIKDAIKKSDPIRKSEAKVIISDVVDIVLNNKCTKAANRGFYSLVESLVNFTRIDIVDKEKKDYFLDRFLESKRIINKVGSKEDKLAMDLLKKALEDKGYSINND, from the coding sequence ATGAATATTGATTTAAGTTCTGTTGGTATGGAAAAGGGACAACAATATGAAACTATAATAACTACTATAAATAAGGATAAGGATAAAAATGCTGCTCCAATTGGAGTCATTTGTAAAGATAAAGATAAGATTATGTGCCGTATATTTGAAGGAAGCACTACTTTAGATAATATAATCAATCAAAAGGAATTTATTGTTAATATAACTTTAGATCCTATTTTATTTACACTTGCTACTACTGGAAATATTCCTGAAGATCTCTTTGATAAAAGTAATATTTCAGATTCTGATTCTTTAGTAAATTTAAAGAATACAGATGCTTATTTGAAATGTAAAGTAATTAAAATAAAAGATGCTATTAAAAAAAGTGACCCTATTAGGAAATCTGAAGCAAAGGTTATTATATCTGATGTTGTTGATATAGTATTGAATAATAAATGTACAAAAGCTGCAAATAGAGGATTTTACTCTTTAGTCGAGTCTTTGGTTAATTTTACAAGAATAGATATAGTTGATAAAGAAAAAAAAGACTATTTTTTAGATAGATTTCTTGAATCAAAACGAATTATTAATAAAGTTGGAAGTAAAGAAGATAAGTTAGCTATGGATTTACTTAAAAAAGCTTTAGAAGATAAAGGTTATTCTATTAATAATGATTAA
- a CDS encoding preprotein translocase subunit SecD, producing MKTRYIKEFLKDKRVLLMIILVVASAISISTLGIQQGLDLKGGSMIQLQLEKPVDKETMDIVTTVLDKRLNLYGVQDVKVRSSGNQLVMIEMAGVSPEEVEKLIGSPGKFEARIGNETAPVALTGADITSVDMYEVTDTQWMVPFKVSPSGAQKFAELAKGKGGEKVYMFLDGKLIDKNPPELAPELANGKGATELSVTGGASTPEEAKSQAESVYTVLKTGSLPVQIKVVGASTVSPELGEQFLNGAIVAGLLAILAISIIIFIRYRRPLLVIPILITSVSEVLIVMGIASVIHWNIDLSAIAGLIASVGTGVDDQIIITDEVLNKQASGETNKKRVRTRTRMSVKNALFIVFASAGTLIAAMLPLAYVGFARGSSGIGTLAGFAFTTILGVLVGVFITRPAYAKFVEIFLR from the coding sequence ATGAAGACAAGGTATATAAAAGAATTTTTAAAAGACAAAAGAGTCTTATTAATGATAATATTGGTTGTAGCTAGTGCAATTAGTATCTCCACACTTGGAATTCAACAAGGTCTTGATTTGAAAGGAGGATCAATGATACAGCTACAGCTTGAAAAACCTGTAGATAAAGAAACCATGGATATTGTAACTACTGTTCTAGATAAACGTCTTAATTTATATGGTGTACAAGATGTTAAGGTTAGATCCAGTGGAAATCAACTTGTTATGATTGAAATGGCAGGTGTATCGCCAGAAGAAGTTGAAAAACTAATAGGATCTCCTGGAAAATTCGAAGCACGAATAGGTAATGAAACTGCCCCTGTCGCACTTACTGGAGCAGACATTACGTCGGTAGATATGTATGAAGTAACAGACACTCAATGGATGGTTCCTTTTAAGGTTTCGCCAAGTGGAGCTCAAAAATTTGCAGAATTAGCTAAAGGAAAAGGTGGAGAAAAAGTTTACATGTTCTTAGATGGTAAACTTATTGATAAAAACCCTCCAGAACTTGCTCCAGAGTTAGCTAATGGAAAAGGAGCTACTGAGTTAAGTGTTACTGGTGGAGCTTCAACCCCAGAAGAAGCTAAATCTCAAGCTGAATCTGTTTATACTGTGTTAAAAACAGGATCCTTACCAGTTCAAATTAAAGTTGTTGGTGCTAGTACGGTTTCCCCAGAATTAGGAGAACAATTCTTAAATGGAGCTATAGTTGCAGGACTTTTAGCAATATTGGCTATTTCAATAATAATATTTATTAGATATAGAAGACCCCTCTTGGTTATACCAATTTTAATAACAAGTGTTTCAGAAGTATTGATTGTTATGGGAATTGCTTCAGTAATTCATTGGAATATAGATCTTTCAGCTATTGCAGGGTTAATTGCATCGGTTGGAACTGGAGTAGACGATCAGATTATTATTACTGATGAAGTTTTAAATAAACAAGCTAGTGGTGAAACAAATAAAAAACGTGTACGGACTAGAACAAGAATGAGTGTTAAAAATGCATTATTTATTGTATTTGCATCAGCAGGTACTCTAATTGCAGCTATGTTACCACTTGCATATGTAGGATTTGCAAGAGGAAGTAGTGGTATTGGAACCTTAGCAGGTTTTGCATTTACAACTATTCTCGGTGTTTTAGTAGGAGTATTCATTACTAGACCCGCTTATGCAAAATTCGTAGAGATATTTTTAAGATAA
- a CDS encoding protein translocase subunit SecF yields the protein MLEKFMENYKLLIIIPVIITILSVVLISVNGIDEGIELKGGSIAVLKMNEPISSLALEDQLKTSFNNQGINVEEVDVISNSGKDITVQMGSEINSTTFDNALANKGNVTSYNAIGPVLSEEAMTQIYWALAFAFLFMAITVFIIFREPIPSLGVILAAASDIIIAVGGISLFNIPLSIASVGALLMLIGYSVDTDILLTTRVLKRKEGSVTERAKKALETGMTMSIAAIASMVVLYVVTITIIPAASTLSNIAAVLIIGLLADIITTWLMNLGILRWYVEWRR from the coding sequence ATGTTAGAAAAATTTATGGAAAATTATAAACTACTAATTATAATTCCTGTGATAATTACCATTCTATCGGTTGTATTAATAAGTGTCAACGGAATAGATGAAGGTATAGAATTAAAAGGGGGTTCAATAGCTGTTTTAAAGATGAATGAACCAATTAGTTCATTGGCTTTAGAAGATCAACTGAAAACATCTTTTAATAATCAAGGAATTAATGTTGAAGAAGTTGATGTTATAAGTAACAGTGGAAAAGACATAACTGTTCAAATGGGAAGTGAAATAAACTCAACGACGTTTGATAATGCACTTGCCAATAAAGGAAATGTTACTAGTTATAATGCAATAGGGCCCGTTCTTAGTGAAGAAGCTATGACTCAAATTTATTGGGCTTTAGCATTTGCATTCTTATTTATGGCAATAACTGTTTTCATCATATTTAGAGAACCAATTCCTTCACTAGGAGTAATTTTAGCAGCTGCCAGTGATATTATCATAGCTGTTGGAGGAATATCATTGTTTAATATTCCATTATCAATAGCCTCTGTTGGAGCACTTCTGATGTTGATTGGTTACAGTGTAGATACAGACATTCTACTTACAACTCGAGTATTGAAAAGAAAAGAAGGTAGTGTAACTGAAAGAGCTAAAAAAGCTCTGGAAACCGGAATGACAATGTCTATTGCAGCTATTGCTTCAATGGTTGTTCTTTATGTTGTAACCATAACTATAATCCCTGCAGCATCAACATTAAGTAATATTGCAGCAGTTTTAATAATAGGACTATTAGCAGATATTATAACAACATGGCTTATGAACCTTGGAATCCTTAGATGGTATGTGGAGTGGAGAAGATGA
- a CDS encoding flavodoxin — MKTVIIYFSESGKTKAVAKTLSKNLDTDLIEVRDLKNRNGFVGKVFSSIDAFRESKTNTVPSRVDLQNYGLIYFGTPTWAGNATPAIITIIDKCDLRGKDIVLFATMNSSGGRSAINRMKEKVESRGARVVETFTIKTKDKSVEKVGEDSENIAKLLDLSLYNY; from the coding sequence ATGAAAACAGTAATAATATATTTTTCAGAAAGTGGAAAAACAAAAGCAGTTGCAAAAACACTTTCAAAAAATTTAGATACTGATTTAATTGAAGTAAGAGACTTAAAAAATAGAAATGGTTTTGTTGGTAAGGTCTTCTCATCGATTGATGCTTTTAGAGAAAGTAAAACAAATACCGTTCCTTCACGTGTTGATTTACAAAACTATGGCCTAATTTATTTCGGAACTCCAACATGGGCAGGAAATGCAACCCCTGCGATAATCACTATAATTGACAAATGTGATTTAAGAGGAAAAGATATTGTTTTATTTGCTACTATGAATAGTTCTGGAGGACGAAGTGCAATTAATAGAATGAAAGAAAAAGTTGAATCTCGTGGAGCTAGAGTTGTTGAAACTTTCACTATTAAAACTAAAGATAAAAGTGTTGAAAAAGTTGGAGAAGATAGTGAAAATATCGCCAAATTATTAGATTTAAGTTTATACAATTATTAA
- the argC gene encoding N-acetyl-gamma-glutamyl-phosphate reductase, which translates to MTEIAIVGGSGYTGGELIRLLQKHPDAEIKSITSRQYNGTPVDKIHPHIRGSNLIFEDISPKNLDADIVFTATPHGVSMNIVPEILEVGSKVIDLSGDYRFNDIDNYEKWYNIKHIAPIEAVYGLPEIHRKEIKKAKLVANPGCFPTGAILANLPLSKEELVENIIVDSKTGVSGGGVNPSTVFHYPNCADNVVPYNLTRHRHGPEIQQELGAFSNVKVSFTPHLVPVIRGILTTSHSFLKSFNDNNNNVSIADNLKEETEKEIIDIYKKQYKNEPFVKILDDGEIPTLNSVRGSNFAHIGGFEIDDNGRLIVISAIDNLVKGASGQAIHNMNLMCGFKEETAIDGYGMRP; encoded by the coding sequence ATGACAGAGATAGCTATCGTTGGTGGAAGTGGATATACTGGTGGAGAACTAATTAGATTATTGCAGAAACACCCAGATGCAGAAATAAAGAGTATTACTTCAAGACAATATAATGGAACACCTGTTGATAAGATTCATCCCCATATAAGAGGTTCTAATCTTATATTTGAAGATATTTCTCCTAAAAATCTTGATGCAGATATAGTATTTACAGCTACACCTCATGGGGTTTCTATGAATATTGTCCCAGAAATATTAGAAGTTGGATCAAAAGTAATAGATCTTAGTGGTGATTATAGGTTTAATGATATAGATAACTATGAAAAATGGTATAATATAAAACATATAGCCCCAATTGAAGCTGTTTATGGCCTTCCTGAAATTCACAGAAAAGAAATTAAAAAAGCTAAACTTGTAGCTAATCCAGGTTGTTTTCCAACAGGAGCTATCTTAGCTAACCTTCCATTGTCAAAGGAAGAATTGGTAGAGAATATAATTGTTGATTCAAAAACTGGAGTTAGTGGAGGAGGAGTTAATCCATCCACAGTTTTTCATTATCCTAATTGTGCAGATAATGTCGTTCCATATAATTTAACACGACACAGACATGGACCTGAAATTCAGCAAGAATTAGGGGCTTTTTCTAATGTAAAAGTTTCATTTACCCCTCATTTGGTCCCAGTTATTCGAGGAATACTTACAACAAGCCATAGCTTCTTAAAAAGCTTTAATGATAATAATAATAACGTTTCCATTGCAGATAATCTTAAAGAAGAAACAGAAAAAGAAATAATTGACATCTATAAAAAACAATATAAAAACGAACCATTTGTTAAAATCCTAGATGATGGTGAAATTCCTACTTTAAATTCAGTTCGAGGATCTAACTTTGCTCATATAGGAGGTTTTGAGATTGATGATAACGGCAGATTGATTGTTATATCAGCAATTGATAACTTAGTTAAAGGAGCTTCTGGACAAGCTATTCATAATATGAATTTAATGTGTGGTTTTAAAGAAGAAACAGCCATAGATGGTTATGGAATGCGACCTTAA
- a CDS encoding FAD synthase, whose amino-acid sequence MKIVMATGTFDLLHPGHGLYLQKSKELGGKDAKLIVVVARDSTVRRKKRIPIVEESQRLEMIKMLKPVDEAYLGHPTDIFKIVRELKPDIISIGSDQSYEIDQLKKDLKNQGIDCEVKRVSNYRRAKLDSTCKIIKKIRHSDFSEESLKDC is encoded by the coding sequence ATGAAAATAGTTATGGCAACTGGAACATTCGACTTATTACATCCAGGACATGGATTATATCTTCAAAAATCCAAAGAACTTGGAGGAAAAGATGCTAAATTAATAGTTGTCGTAGCTAGGGATTCAACAGTCCGGAGAAAGAAAAGAATTCCTATAGTAGAAGAATCTCAACGATTAGAAATGATAAAAATGTTAAAACCTGTAGATGAAGCTTATTTAGGCCATCCCACAGATATTTTTAAAATAGTCCGAGAATTAAAACCCGACATCATATCTATTGGATCTGATCAAAGTTATGAAATAGATCAGCTGAAAAAAGATTTAAAAAATCAAGGGATTGATTGCGAAGTTAAAAGAGTTAGTAACTATAGAAGAGCAAAATTAGATAGTACTTGTAAAATAATAAAAAAAATAAGACATTCTGATTTTTCAGAAGAAAGTTTAAAGGATTGCTAG
- the hisA gene encoding 1-(5-phosphoribosyl)-5-[(5-phosphoribosylamino)methylideneamino]imidazole-4-carboxamide isomerase gives MSFEENKMLIMPAVDIKNGKCVQLVQGKPGTEQVIIDNPEQVAKKWEEDGAEIIHVIDLDGAFEAKDNLNTIKDILDEVNVPIQLGGGIRSVDYAKQLLNLDIERLIIGTMAIKDSNTIKQLSEEFGSERIMVSLDSKDSKVVIKGWKEKIDKTATEISREFQEAGAGSILFTNVDVEGLLEGFDIQPAIDLVNSVDIPIVYSGGVTNLDDIKSLTKTGVKGVVIGSALYKDKINLKDALKLQTIQ, from the coding sequence ATGTCTTTTGAAGAAAATAAAATGCTAATAATGCCTGCTGTTGATATAAAAAATGGAAAATGTGTTCAACTTGTCCAAGGAAAACCAGGGACAGAACAAGTAATAATCGACAACCCAGAACAAGTAGCTAAGAAATGGGAAGAAGATGGTGCTGAAATAATCCATGTAATAGATCTTGATGGAGCTTTTGAGGCTAAAGATAATTTAAATACTATAAAAGATATACTCGATGAAGTAAATGTTCCTATTCAATTAGGTGGAGGAATTAGAAGTGTAGATTATGCAAAACAGCTTTTAAATCTTGATATTGAACGACTTATAATAGGAACAATGGCGATTAAAGACTCAAACACAATAAAACAGCTTTCTGAGGAGTTCGGATCAGAACGGATAATGGTTTCATTAGATAGTAAAGATTCTAAAGTTGTAATAAAAGGTTGGAAAGAGAAAATTGATAAAACAGCTACAGAAATCAGCCGAGAATTCCAAGAAGCCGGAGCAGGAAGTATTTTATTTACAAATGTAGATGTTGAAGGATTGTTAGAAGGTTTTGATATTCAACCAGCTATTGATCTTGTAAATTCTGTTGATATACCTATTGTATACTCTGGTGGTGTGACTAATCTTGATGATATTAAAAGTCTTACAAAAACTGGAGTTAAAGGAGTAGTTATTGGATCTGCACTATATAAAGATAAAATAAATCTTAAAGATGCTTTAAAATTACAAACTATACAATAA
- the truA gene encoding tRNA pseudouridine(38-40) synthase TruA, whose translation MKKVALKIAYIGTNFHGFQRQPNHRTVEGELIYTLKSLGYIDNLADSKFGIAGRTDKGVHSFGNVISFMSEREVIVNQINHNLPDDIQIIAKAPVRYGFKPRYAESKHYRYVFFENDLNISAMNELTDLFKGQHDFVNFSKRNESQKTTVRTIDDIQIVFSDYNNESNNQPDNDFNTDSKTQFDTYSQKLDDSEYFKDSQNFKHSRRYNGDLKDSGDFIDSNYVGELKSIGRFNKNFENVNFDRSSYNPIFIDIFGESFLWNMIRKMMRIFLFVGKNEMDVDVVKDMLNPDKRYNIKPLNPENLILMNIEYNNIKFKYDDYAFEGFKRTLIENLFDYKLKLSIENSILTSLKDLKK comes from the coding sequence ATGAAAAAAGTAGCTTTAAAAATTGCTTATATTGGAACTAATTTTCATGGTTTTCAGCGTCAACCAAATCATAGAACAGTTGAAGGAGAGCTAATTTATACTTTAAAAAGTCTTGGATATATTGACAATTTAGCTGATTCCAAATTTGGAATAGCTGGAAGAACTGATAAGGGGGTCCATAGTTTTGGAAATGTAATTAGTTTCATGAGTGAAAGAGAAGTTATTGTAAATCAAATAAACCACAATCTTCCTGATGATATTCAAATAATAGCTAAAGCTCCTGTTCGTTATGGCTTTAAACCTCGTTATGCTGAAAGTAAACATTATCGATATGTATTTTTTGAAAATGATTTGAATATTTCAGCTATGAATGAATTAACTGATTTATTTAAAGGTCAACATGACTTTGTTAATTTTTCTAAGAGAAATGAATCACAAAAAACTACTGTGAGAACTATTGATGATATTCAAATAGTATTTTCAGATTATAATAATGAATCTAATAATCAACCAGATAATGACTTTAATACTGACTCTAAAACTCAATTTGATACTTATTCTCAAAAATTAGATGATTCTGAATATTTTAAAGATTCTCAAAACTTTAAACATTCTCGTAGATATAATGGAGATTTAAAAGATTCTGGAGATTTTATTGACTCTAATTATGTTGGTGAACTTAAATCTATTGGAAGATTTAATAAAAACTTTGAAAATGTAAATTTTGACAGATCCTCTTATAATCCTATCTTTATTGATATTTTTGGAGAAAGTTTTCTTTGGAATATGATTAGAAAAATGATGAGAATATTCTTATTTGTTGGAAAAAATGAAATGGATGTAGATGTTGTTAAAGATATGTTAAATCCTGATAAAAGATATAATATCAAACCTCTTAATCCAGAAAACCTTATTTTAATGAATATTGAATATAATAACATCAAATTCAAATATGATGATTATGCATTTGAAGGATTTAAAAGAACACTTATTGAAAATCTTTTTGATTATAAATTAAAGCTTTCAATAGAAAACAGCATTTTAACTAGTCTAAAAGACCTCAAAAAATAA
- a CDS encoding DUF460 domain-containing protein: MKTPIIVGFDPGLTVGLAILDLNGNLLFLKSFKEIPKSEIITTLMEYGKTILIAADVENPPKAVKKLASSLNAKIFSPKNDISVSYKNEIVNEFLKNENDISFSSNNNFNNNPIISNNFNNASVDAHERDSLSAAILAYNSYKKKLNQLEKKFLEAKIGLNSIDKEHIINENYYAILNQAKSFLINDNPISSSIAMAFEMYNLVGSESDNLVGSENKIPIKDSVSDIRNNLGNNSNNFNNNNNNNNNFDNNLYNDSGNGSNENNNEDLYLLEEKLDKLKNINKSQEKQIKNLDKILENIKNKNNSLSQELNEKNEKLLKIKKELKESKLKESKAILKDKEVNSKIKLLKSIQNKYKEEKELRKSLEEKLNKRLKIDDFNELSIFTPIKIIDSFTKNGLNEANRLFKLKRGDVIYLASSKGGGSQTAKFLTDLGIKAIINNKNEEIPSQAEDVFEKENIPIFSENDLDIKFFDDYAVADSKVLEEKINQWKFESKEKIAKKAQDNLLNVINEYRVERKREL, translated from the coding sequence TTGAAAACTCCAATTATAGTAGGATTTGATCCAGGATTAACAGTAGGATTAGCTATATTAGATTTAAATGGTAATTTACTTTTTTTAAAAAGTTTTAAAGAAATACCTAAATCAGAGATTATAACTACACTTATGGAATATGGGAAAACTATTTTAATAGCTGCTGATGTTGAAAACCCTCCTAAAGCTGTAAAAAAGTTAGCTAGTTCATTAAATGCAAAGATATTTTCCCCAAAAAATGATATTTCGGTTTCTTATAAAAATGAAATCGTTAATGAATTTTTGAAGAATGAAAATGATATTTCTTTTAGTTCTAATAATAATTTTAATAATAATCCTATTATTTCTAATAATTTTAATAACGCTTCTGTTGATGCTCATGAAAGAGATTCATTGTCTGCAGCTATTCTTGCATACAATAGTTATAAAAAAAAGTTAAACCAACTTGAAAAGAAGTTTTTAGAAGCTAAAATTGGTCTTAATTCGATTGATAAGGAACATATTATTAATGAAAATTATTATGCTATTTTAAACCAAGCTAAGTCATTTTTAATAAATGACAATCCTATTAGTTCCTCTATAGCCATGGCATTTGAGATGTATAATCTTGTTGGTAGTGAAAGCGATAATTTAGTAGGTTCTGAAAATAAAATTCCTATTAAAGATTCTGTAAGTGATATCAGGAATAATTTAGGAAATAATTCTAATAATTTTAATAATAATAATAATAATAATAATAATTTTGATAATAATCTTTATAATGATTCTGGTAATGGTTCAAATGAGAATAATAATGAAGATTTATATTTATTAGAAGAAAAATTGGATAAATTAAAAAATATCAATAAATCTCAAGAAAAACAGATTAAAAATCTGGATAAAATACTTGAAAATATAAAAAATAAAAATAATTCCTTATCTCAAGAATTAAATGAAAAAAATGAGAAATTATTAAAAATAAAAAAAGAATTAAAAGAATCTAAATTAAAAGAATCTAAAGCTATTTTAAAAGATAAAGAAGTAAATTCAAAAATAAAACTTTTGAAATCAATACAAAATAAATATAAAGAAGAAAAAGAACTTAGAAAATCTCTTGAAGAAAAATTAAATAAAAGATTAAAAATTGATGATTTTAATGAGTTATCTATATTTACTCCTATTAAAATAATTGATTCCTTTACAAAGAACGGTTTAAATGAAGCAAATCGACTATTCAAGTTAAAAAGAGGAGATGTTATATATTTAGCTTCTTCCAAAGGAGGAGGCTCACAAACTGCCAAGTTCTTAACTGATTTAGGAATCAAAGCTATTATTAATAACAAAAATGAAGAAATTCCTTCTCAAGCAGAGGACGTATTTGAAAAGGAAAATATTCCAATTTTCAGTGAAAATGATTTGGATATTAAATTTTTTGATGATTATGCTGTTGCTGATTCAAAAGTTTTAGAAGAAAAGATAAATCAGTGGAAATTTGAATCAAAGGAAAAAATAGCTAAAAAAGCCCAAGATAATTTATTAAATGTTATTAATGAATATAGAGTTGAACGAAAAAGAGAACTTTAA
- the wecB gene encoding UDP-N-acetylglucosamine 2-epimerase (non-hydrolyzing): MKISIVLGTRPEIIKMASIIDEIKLRGHQLLLIHTGQHYDHEMSDQFFEELELPTPNYNIGVGSGSHGKQTGKMMEGIEKVLIAEKPDILLVQGDTNAVLAGALVATKLHIPVGHVEAGLRSYDNTMPEEINRKAADVCSMFYFVPTTESAINLSLEGILRSHIYVTGNTVVDACFRNLKIAKKRFDLDDLAKDNNNNNNNNNENENFGNLIKLDNILTLTMHRAENVDNKKRMTNVVNALSELTDLNIIFPIHPRTKKQLAEFDLYDKLDSLDNVHLIKPLGYLEFLLLLSKSRLILTDSGGLQEEAITLDIPVLTLRYNTERPETVTAGGNILVGCNNENIVDSANKILNDKEFYSKMVSARNPYGDGTSGKQILDIIEKKLELEMFKIEAPDDIMNSFVTKMTQVIDDIDVSEFEEKNNAVVRIVYSEKQDTMEFPTDNLKLKGKYVLFDRIMN, encoded by the coding sequence ATGAAAATATCAATAGTACTTGGAACAAGACCAGAAATTATTAAAATGGCTTCAATCATCGATGAAATTAAATTAAGGGGACATCAATTACTTCTCATTCACACAGGTCAACATTATGATCATGAAATGTCAGATCAATTCTTTGAAGAGTTAGAACTACCTACTCCTAACTATAACATTGGTGTAGGTTCTGGTTCTCATGGAAAACAAACTGGAAAAATGATGGAAGGGATTGAAAAGGTTTTAATAGCTGAAAAACCAGATATTTTATTAGTTCAAGGAGATACTAATGCAGTTTTAGCTGGTGCTCTTGTAGCTACAAAATTACATATTCCTGTTGGGCATGTAGAAGCAGGATTACGTTCATATGATAATACTATGCCTGAAGAAATTAATAGAAAAGCTGCTGATGTTTGTTCAATGTTTTATTTCGTTCCAACTACAGAATCAGCTATAAACTTATCATTAGAAGGTATTTTAAGGAGTCATATATATGTTACGGGGAATACTGTTGTGGATGCTTGTTTTAGAAATTTAAAAATAGCTAAAAAACGTTTTGACTTAGATGATTTAGCTAAAGACAATAATAATAATAATAATAATAATAATGAAAATGAAAATTTCGGTAATTTAATTAAATTAGATAATATTTTAACTTTAACTATGCATAGGGCAGAAAATGTAGATAATAAAAAGAGGATGACTAATGTTGTTAATGCCCTAAGCGAACTAACTGATTTAAACATTATTTTCCCAATTCACCCAAGAACTAAAAAACAACTAGCAGAGTTTGATTTATATGATAAATTAGATTCACTTGATAATGTTCATCTTATTAAACCTCTTGGATATTTAGAATTCCTTTTATTATTATCTAAATCACGATTAATTCTAACTGATTCTGGAGGTCTTCAAGAAGAGGCTATTACTCTTGATATTCCAGTTCTTACTTTAAGATATAATACAGAGCGACCTGAAACAGTTACAGCAGGAGGAAATATTTTAGTGGGGTGTAATAATGAAAATATTGTTGATTCAGCTAATAAAATTTTAAATGACAAAGAATTTTATTCCAAAATGGTTTCTGCTAGAAATCCTTATGGTGATGGAACTTCAGGAAAACAAATTTTAGATATTATTGAAAAGAAACTTGAACTAGAAATGTTTAAAATCGAAGCTCCTGATGATATTATGAATAGCTTTGTTACAAAAATGACACAAGTTATTGATGATATTGATGTATCTGAATTTGAAGAGAAAAATAATGCTGTTGTTCGAATTGTATATAGTGAAAAACAAGATACTATGGAATTCCCAACGGATAATTTAAAATTAAAAGGAAAATATGTCTTATTTGATAGGATTATGAATTAA